A portion of the Gorilla gorilla gorilla isolate KB3781 chromosome X, NHGRI_mGorGor1-v2.1_pri, whole genome shotgun sequence genome contains these proteins:
- the ERCC6L gene encoding DNA excision repair protein ERCC-6-like isoform X2, producing MGLGKTVQIIAFLSGMFDASLVNHVLLIMPTNLINTWVKEFIKWTPGMRVKTFHGPSKDERTRNLNRIQQRNGVIITTYQMLINNWQQLSSFRGQEFVWDYVILDEAHKIKTSSTKSAICARAIPASNRLLLTGTPIQNNLQELWSLFDFACQGSLLGTLKTFKMEYENPITRAREKDATPGEKALGFKISENLMAIIKPYFLRRTKEDVQKKKSSNPEARLNEKNPDVDAICEMPSLSRKNDLIIWIRLVPLQEEIYRKFVSLDHIKELLMETRSPLAELGVLKKLCDHPRLLSARACCLLNLGTFSAQDGNEGEDSPDVDHIDQVTDDTLMEESGKMIFLMDLLKRLRDEGHQTLVFSQSRQILNIIERLLKNRHFKTLRIDGTVTHLLEREKRINLFQQNKDYSVFLLTTQVGGVGLTLTAATRVVIFDPSWNPATDAQAVDRVYRIGQKENVVVYRLITCGTVEEKIYRRQVFKDSLIRQTTGEKKNPFRYFSKQELRELFTIEDLQNSVTQLQLQSLHAAQRKSDIKLDEHIAYLQSLGIAGISDHDLMYTCDLSVKEELDVVEESHYIQQRVQKAQFLVEFESQNKELLMEQQRTRNEGAWLREPVFPSSTKKKCPKLNKPQPQPSPLLSTHHTQEEDISSKMASVVIDLPEEGEKEDLSSIKVNVTTLQDGKGTCSADSIATLPKGFGSVEELCTNSSLGMEKSFATKNEAVQKETLQEGPKQEALQEDPLESFNYVLSKSTKADIGPNLDQLKDDEILRHCSPWPIISITNESQNAESNVSIIEIADDLSASHSALQDAQASEAKLEEEPSASSPQYACDFNLFLEDSADNRQNFSSQSLEHVEKENSLCGSAPNSRAGFVHSKTCLSWEFSEKDDEPEEVVVKAKIRSKARRIVSDGEDEDDSFKDTSSINPFNTSLFQFSSVKQFDASTPKNDISPPGRFFSSQIPSSVNKSMNSRRSLASRRSLINMVLDHVEDMEERLDDSSEAKGPEDYPEEGVEESSGEASKYTEEDPSGETLSSENKSSWLMTSKPSALAQETSLGAPEPLSGEQLVGSPQDKAAEATNDYETLVKRGKELKECGKIQEALNCLVKALDIKSADPEVMLLTLSLYKQLNNN from the coding sequence ATGGGATTAGGGAAGACTGTTCAAATCATTGCTTTCCTTTCTGGTATGTTTGATGCTTCACTTGTGAATCATGTGCTGCTGATCATGCCAACCAATCTTATTAACACATGGGTAAAAGAATTCATCAAGTGGACTCCAGGAATGAGAGTCAAAACCTTTCATGGTCCTAGCAAGGATGAACGGACCAGAAACCTCAATCGGATTCAGCAAAGGAATGGTGTCATTATCACTACATACCAAATGTTAATCAATAACTGGCAGCAACTTTCAAGCTTTAGGGGCCAAGAGTTTGTGTGGGACTATGTCATCCTCGATGaagcacataaaataaaaacctcaTCTACTAAGTCAGCAATATGTGCTCGTGCTATTCCTGCAAGTAATCGCCTCCTCCTCACAGGAACCCCAATCCAGAATAATTTACAAGAACTATGGTCCCTATTTGATTTTGCTTGTCAAGGGTCCCTGCTGGGaacattaaaaacttttaagaTGGAGTATGAAAATCCTATTACTAGAGCAAGAGAGAAGGATGCTACCCCAGGAGAAAAAGCCTTGGgatttaaaatatctgaaaactTAATGGCAATCATAAAACCCTATTTTCTCAGGAGGACTAAAGAAGACGTACAGAAGAAAAAGTCAAGCAACCCAGAGGCCAGACTTAATGAAAAGAATCCAGATGTTGATGCCATTTGTGAAATGCCTTCCCTTTCCAGGaaaaatgatttaattatttGGATACGACTTGTGCCTTTACAAGAAGAAATATACAGGAAATTTGTGTCTTTAGATCATATCAAGGAGTTGCTAATGGAGACACGCTCACCTTTGGCTGAGCTAGGTGTCTTAAAGAAGCTGTGTGATCATCCTAGGCTGCTGTCTGCACGGGCTTGTTGTTTGCTAAATCTTGGGACATTCTCTGCTCAAGATGGAAATGAGGGGGAAGATTCCCCAGATGTGGACCATATTGATCAAGTAACTGATGACACATTGATGGAAGAATCTGGAAAAATGATATTCCTAATGGACTTACTTAAGAGGCTGCGAGATGAGGGACATCAAACTCTGGTGTTTTCTCAATCGAGGCAAATTCTAAACATCATTGAACGCCTCTTAAAGAATAGGCACTTTAAGACATTGCGAATTGATGGGACAGTTACTCATCTTTTGGAAcgagaaaaaagaattaacttATTCCAGCAAAATAAAGATTACTCTGTTTTTTTGCTTACCACTCAAGTAGGTGGTGTCGGTTTAACATTAACTGCAGCAACTAGAGTGGTCATTTTTGACCCTAGCTGGAATCCTGCAACTGATGCTCAAGCTGTGGATAGAGTTTACCGAATTGGACAAAAAGAGAATGTTGTGGTTTATAGGCTAATCACTTGTGGGACTGTAGaggaaaaaatatacagaagACAGGTTTTCAAGGACTCATTAATAAGACAAACTACTGGTGAAAAAAAGAACCCTTTCCGATATTTTAGTAAACAAGAATTAAGAGAGCTCTTTACAATCGAGGATCTTCAGAACTCTGTAACCCAGCTGCAGCTTCAGTCTTTGCATGCTGCTCAGAGGAAATCTGATATAAAACTAGATGAACATATTGCCTACCTGCAGTCTTTGGGGATAGCTGGAATCTCAGACCATGATTTGATGTACACATGTGATCTGTCTGTTAAAGAAGAGCTTGATGTGGTAGAAGAATCTCACTATATTCAACAAAGGGTTCAGAAAGCTCAATTCCTCGTTGAATTTGAGTCTCAAAATAAAGAGCTCCTGATGGAACAACAAAGAACTAGAAATGAGGGGGCCTGGCTAAGAGAACCTGTATTTCCttcttcaacaaagaagaaatGCCCTAAATTGAATAAACCACAGCCTCAGCCTTCACCTCTTCTAAGTACTCATCATACTCAGGAAGAAGATATCAGTTCCAAAATGGCAAGTGTAGTCATTGATCTGCCCGAAGAGGGTGAGAAAGAAGATCTCTCCAGTATAAAGGTGAATGTTACCACCTTGCAAGATGGTAAAGGTACATGTAGTGCTGACTCTATAGCTACTTTACCCAAGGGGTTTGGAAGTGTAGAAGAACTTTGTACTAACTCTTCATTGGGAATGGAAAAAAGCTTTGCAACTAAAAATGAAGCTGTacaaaaagagacattacaagaGGGGCCTAAGCAAGAGGCACTGCAAGAGGATCCTCTGGAAAGTTTTAATTATGTACTTAGCAAATCAACCAAAGCTGATATTGGGCCAAATTTAGATCAACTAAAGGATGATGAGATTTTACGTCATTGCAGTCCTTGGCCCATTATTTCCATAACAAATGAAAGTCAAAATGCAGAATCAAATGTATCCATTATTGAAATAGCTGATGACCTTTCAGCATCCCACAGTGCACTGCAGGATGCTCAAGCAAGTGAGGCCAAGTTGGAAGAGGAACCTTCAGCGTCTTCACCACAGTATGCATGTGATTTCAATCTTTTCTTGGAAGACTCAGCAGACAACAGACAAAATTTTTCCAGTCAGTCTTTAGAGCATGTTGAGAAAGAAAATAGCTTGTGTGGCTCTGCACCTAATTCCAGAGCAGGGTTTGTGCATAGCAAAACATGTCTCAGTTGGGAGTTTTCTGAGAAGGACGATGAACCAGAAGAAGTAGTAGTTAAAGCAAAAATCAGAAGTAAAGCTAGAAGGATTGTTTCAGATGGCGAAGATGAAGATGATTCTTTTAAAGATACCTCAAGCATAAATCCATTCAACACATCTCTCTTTCaattctcatctgtgaaacaatTTGATGCTTCAACTCCCAAAAATGACATCAGTCCACCGGGAAGGTTCTTTTCATCTCAAATACCCAGTAGTGTAAATAAGTCTATGAACTCTAGAAGATCTCTGGCTTCTAGGAGGTCTCTTATTAATATGGTTTTAGACCACGTGGAGGACATGGAGGAAAGACTTGACGACAGCAGTGAAGCAAAGGGTCCTGAAGATTATCCAGAAGAAGGGGTGGAGGAAAGCAGTGGCGAAGCCTCCAAGTATACAGAAGAGGATCCTTCTGGAGAAACACTGTCTTCAGAAAACAAGTCCAGCTGGTTAATGACGTCTAAGCCTAGTGCTCTAGCTCAAGAGACCTCTCTTGGTGCCCCTGAGCCTTTGTCTGGTGAACAGTTGGTTGGTTCTCCCCAGGATAAGGCGGCAGAGGCTACAAATGACTATGAGACTCTTGTAAAGCGTGGAAAAGAACTAAAAGAGTGTGGAAAAATCCAGGAGGCCCTAAACTGCTTAGTTAAAGCGCTTGACATAAAAAGTGCAGATCCTGAAGTTATGCTCTTGACTTTAAGTTTGTATAAGCAACTTAATAACAATTGA
- the ERCC6L gene encoding DNA excision repair protein ERCC-6-like isoform X1, whose product MEASRRFPEAEALSPEQAAHYLRYVKEAKEATKNGDLEEAFKLFNLAKDIFPNEKVLSRIQKIQEALEELAEQGDDEFTDVCNSGLLLYRELHDQLFEHQKEGIAFLYSLYRDGRKGGILADDMGLGKTVQIIAFLSGMFDASLVNHVLLIMPTNLINTWVKEFIKWTPGMRVKTFHGPSKDERTRNLNRIQQRNGVIITTYQMLINNWQQLSSFRGQEFVWDYVILDEAHKIKTSSTKSAICARAIPASNRLLLTGTPIQNNLQELWSLFDFACQGSLLGTLKTFKMEYENPITRAREKDATPGEKALGFKISENLMAIIKPYFLRRTKEDVQKKKSSNPEARLNEKNPDVDAICEMPSLSRKNDLIIWIRLVPLQEEIYRKFVSLDHIKELLMETRSPLAELGVLKKLCDHPRLLSARACCLLNLGTFSAQDGNEGEDSPDVDHIDQVTDDTLMEESGKMIFLMDLLKRLRDEGHQTLVFSQSRQILNIIERLLKNRHFKTLRIDGTVTHLLEREKRINLFQQNKDYSVFLLTTQVGGVGLTLTAATRVVIFDPSWNPATDAQAVDRVYRIGQKENVVVYRLITCGTVEEKIYRRQVFKDSLIRQTTGEKKNPFRYFSKQELRELFTIEDLQNSVTQLQLQSLHAAQRKSDIKLDEHIAYLQSLGIAGISDHDLMYTCDLSVKEELDVVEESHYIQQRVQKAQFLVEFESQNKELLMEQQRTRNEGAWLREPVFPSSTKKKCPKLNKPQPQPSPLLSTHHTQEEDISSKMASVVIDLPEEGEKEDLSSIKVNVTTLQDGKGTCSADSIATLPKGFGSVEELCTNSSLGMEKSFATKNEAVQKETLQEGPKQEALQEDPLESFNYVLSKSTKADIGPNLDQLKDDEILRHCSPWPIISITNESQNAESNVSIIEIADDLSASHSALQDAQASEAKLEEEPSASSPQYACDFNLFLEDSADNRQNFSSQSLEHVEKENSLCGSAPNSRAGFVHSKTCLSWEFSEKDDEPEEVVVKAKIRSKARRIVSDGEDEDDSFKDTSSINPFNTSLFQFSSVKQFDASTPKNDISPPGRFFSSQIPSSVNKSMNSRRSLASRRSLINMVLDHVEDMEERLDDSSEAKGPEDYPEEGVEESSGEASKYTEEDPSGETLSSENKSSWLMTSKPSALAQETSLGAPEPLSGEQLVGSPQDKAAEATNDYETLVKRGKELKECGKIQEALNCLVKALDIKSADPEVMLLTLSLYKQLNNN is encoded by the coding sequence atatGTGAAAGAGGCCAAAGAAGCAACTAAAAATGGAGACCTGGAAGAAGCATTTAAACTTTTCAATTTGGCAAAGGACATTTTTCCCAATGAAAAGGTGCTGAGCAGAATCCAAAAAATACAGGAAGCCTTGGAGGAGTTGGCAGAACAGGGAGATGATGAATTTACAGATGTGTGCAACTCTGGCTTGCTACTTTATCGAGAACTGCACGACCAACTCTTTGAGCACCAGAAGGAAGGCATAGCTTTCCTCTATAGCCTGTATAGGGATGGAAGAAAAGGTGGTATATTGGCTGATGATATGGGATTAGGGAAGACTGTTCAAATCATTGCTTTCCTTTCTGGTATGTTTGATGCTTCACTTGTGAATCATGTGCTGCTGATCATGCCAACCAATCTTATTAACACATGGGTAAAAGAATTCATCAAGTGGACTCCAGGAATGAGAGTCAAAACCTTTCATGGTCCTAGCAAGGATGAACGGACCAGAAACCTCAATCGGATTCAGCAAAGGAATGGTGTCATTATCACTACATACCAAATGTTAATCAATAACTGGCAGCAACTTTCAAGCTTTAGGGGCCAAGAGTTTGTGTGGGACTATGTCATCCTCGATGaagcacataaaataaaaacctcaTCTACTAAGTCAGCAATATGTGCTCGTGCTATTCCTGCAAGTAATCGCCTCCTCCTCACAGGAACCCCAATCCAGAATAATTTACAAGAACTATGGTCCCTATTTGATTTTGCTTGTCAAGGGTCCCTGCTGGGaacattaaaaacttttaagaTGGAGTATGAAAATCCTATTACTAGAGCAAGAGAGAAGGATGCTACCCCAGGAGAAAAAGCCTTGGgatttaaaatatctgaaaactTAATGGCAATCATAAAACCCTATTTTCTCAGGAGGACTAAAGAAGACGTACAGAAGAAAAAGTCAAGCAACCCAGAGGCCAGACTTAATGAAAAGAATCCAGATGTTGATGCCATTTGTGAAATGCCTTCCCTTTCCAGGaaaaatgatttaattatttGGATACGACTTGTGCCTTTACAAGAAGAAATATACAGGAAATTTGTGTCTTTAGATCATATCAAGGAGTTGCTAATGGAGACACGCTCACCTTTGGCTGAGCTAGGTGTCTTAAAGAAGCTGTGTGATCATCCTAGGCTGCTGTCTGCACGGGCTTGTTGTTTGCTAAATCTTGGGACATTCTCTGCTCAAGATGGAAATGAGGGGGAAGATTCCCCAGATGTGGACCATATTGATCAAGTAACTGATGACACATTGATGGAAGAATCTGGAAAAATGATATTCCTAATGGACTTACTTAAGAGGCTGCGAGATGAGGGACATCAAACTCTGGTGTTTTCTCAATCGAGGCAAATTCTAAACATCATTGAACGCCTCTTAAAGAATAGGCACTTTAAGACATTGCGAATTGATGGGACAGTTACTCATCTTTTGGAAcgagaaaaaagaattaacttATTCCAGCAAAATAAAGATTACTCTGTTTTTTTGCTTACCACTCAAGTAGGTGGTGTCGGTTTAACATTAACTGCAGCAACTAGAGTGGTCATTTTTGACCCTAGCTGGAATCCTGCAACTGATGCTCAAGCTGTGGATAGAGTTTACCGAATTGGACAAAAAGAGAATGTTGTGGTTTATAGGCTAATCACTTGTGGGACTGTAGaggaaaaaatatacagaagACAGGTTTTCAAGGACTCATTAATAAGACAAACTACTGGTGAAAAAAAGAACCCTTTCCGATATTTTAGTAAACAAGAATTAAGAGAGCTCTTTACAATCGAGGATCTTCAGAACTCTGTAACCCAGCTGCAGCTTCAGTCTTTGCATGCTGCTCAGAGGAAATCTGATATAAAACTAGATGAACATATTGCCTACCTGCAGTCTTTGGGGATAGCTGGAATCTCAGACCATGATTTGATGTACACATGTGATCTGTCTGTTAAAGAAGAGCTTGATGTGGTAGAAGAATCTCACTATATTCAACAAAGGGTTCAGAAAGCTCAATTCCTCGTTGAATTTGAGTCTCAAAATAAAGAGCTCCTGATGGAACAACAAAGAACTAGAAATGAGGGGGCCTGGCTAAGAGAACCTGTATTTCCttcttcaacaaagaagaaatGCCCTAAATTGAATAAACCACAGCCTCAGCCTTCACCTCTTCTAAGTACTCATCATACTCAGGAAGAAGATATCAGTTCCAAAATGGCAAGTGTAGTCATTGATCTGCCCGAAGAGGGTGAGAAAGAAGATCTCTCCAGTATAAAGGTGAATGTTACCACCTTGCAAGATGGTAAAGGTACATGTAGTGCTGACTCTATAGCTACTTTACCCAAGGGGTTTGGAAGTGTAGAAGAACTTTGTACTAACTCTTCATTGGGAATGGAAAAAAGCTTTGCAACTAAAAATGAAGCTGTacaaaaagagacattacaagaGGGGCCTAAGCAAGAGGCACTGCAAGAGGATCCTCTGGAAAGTTTTAATTATGTACTTAGCAAATCAACCAAAGCTGATATTGGGCCAAATTTAGATCAACTAAAGGATGATGAGATTTTACGTCATTGCAGTCCTTGGCCCATTATTTCCATAACAAATGAAAGTCAAAATGCAGAATCAAATGTATCCATTATTGAAATAGCTGATGACCTTTCAGCATCCCACAGTGCACTGCAGGATGCTCAAGCAAGTGAGGCCAAGTTGGAAGAGGAACCTTCAGCGTCTTCACCACAGTATGCATGTGATTTCAATCTTTTCTTGGAAGACTCAGCAGACAACAGACAAAATTTTTCCAGTCAGTCTTTAGAGCATGTTGAGAAAGAAAATAGCTTGTGTGGCTCTGCACCTAATTCCAGAGCAGGGTTTGTGCATAGCAAAACATGTCTCAGTTGGGAGTTTTCTGAGAAGGACGATGAACCAGAAGAAGTAGTAGTTAAAGCAAAAATCAGAAGTAAAGCTAGAAGGATTGTTTCAGATGGCGAAGATGAAGATGATTCTTTTAAAGATACCTCAAGCATAAATCCATTCAACACATCTCTCTTTCaattctcatctgtgaaacaatTTGATGCTTCAACTCCCAAAAATGACATCAGTCCACCGGGAAGGTTCTTTTCATCTCAAATACCCAGTAGTGTAAATAAGTCTATGAACTCTAGAAGATCTCTGGCTTCTAGGAGGTCTCTTATTAATATGGTTTTAGACCACGTGGAGGACATGGAGGAAAGACTTGACGACAGCAGTGAAGCAAAGGGTCCTGAAGATTATCCAGAAGAAGGGGTGGAGGAAAGCAGTGGCGAAGCCTCCAAGTATACAGAAGAGGATCCTTCTGGAGAAACACTGTCTTCAGAAAACAAGTCCAGCTGGTTAATGACGTCTAAGCCTAGTGCTCTAGCTCAAGAGACCTCTCTTGGTGCCCCTGAGCCTTTGTCTGGTGAACAGTTGGTTGGTTCTCCCCAGGATAAGGCGGCAGAGGCTACAAATGACTATGAGACTCTTGTAAAGCGTGGAAAAGAACTAAAAGAGTGTGGAAAAATCCAGGAGGCCCTAAACTGCTTAGTTAAAGCGCTTGACATAAAAAGTGCAGATCCTGAAGTTATGCTCTTGACTTTAAGTTTGTATAAGCAACTTAATAACAATTGA